Within Halorussus sp. MSC15.2, the genomic segment CGTCGCGCCTGCGCTCGCGGGCGAACTCCGGGTCCTGTTCGGGGTGTTCGAAGGCGTACCGGCACTTGCCCTCGTCGGTGAGGTGGTCGCAGACCCCGGCGTGGTCGTAGGGGTCGTCCACGCCGACGGGGGTTCCGGAGGGCGTCTCCTTCATGCCTCGTCACTGGTTCGGGCGGCGTCGGATAAAAACGGTCGGGCTATCGTTCTGAACGCGCCCCGAGCGACGCCGCTGGTAAACGATAGACACAACACGGTCGAGTCGGCCCCTTCTCACGGAGTTTCAAGTTTCATGTCCGAGAACGAGCGACCCGAACCGTTCACGTACGACGGGGAGGTCCCGCCCGGCGAGACGCGCCACGTTCGATACGAGGTCGGAGAGACCTACCTCGGCGACCCCGTCGAGGTCCCGATAACGATAATCAACGGGACAGAGGCGGGACCGAACGTGTTTCTCACGGCCGCGATTCACGGCGACGAACTCAACGGCGTGAAGGTGGTGCAGGAGGTCGCGGACCGCTACGACCCCGACGACCTCCACGGCACGCTGGTCTGTCTCCACGTCGTGAACGTTCCCGGCTACCTCGCCCAACAGCGCGACATCCCCATCTACGACCAAGACATCAACCGCTCGTTCCCCGGCAAAGAGCGGAGCAACACGGCCGAGCGCATGGCGAACAAAATCTATCGCCGGTTCGTCAGTCAGTGCGATTTGGGCATCGACTTCCACACCTCGACGCGCAACCGGACGACGATGTACCACATCCGCGCGGACGTCTCGAACCCGGCGGTGGACCGACTGGCCCACGCCTTCAACGCCAACGTCATCCTCGACGGGGAAGGCGAGGAGACGTCGCTCCGGTCGGTCGCCACCGGCGACGGTATCCCGACCATCACGGTGGAGATGGGCAAGGCCCACCGCTTTCAGCGACCCCTCATCGACAAGGCGGTCGAAGGAGTGAACAACGTCCTCGCCGAGTACGACGTCCTCCCGGACGAACCCGTAACCTCGGCGAAGTGGCACAAAGTGCTGGGCGGCGAGCAGGAGAAACGCTGGTTGCGCGCCGAGACCGGCGGACTCGTAGAGATGGAGTGGGGACCGTATCCGCTCGTCCACGAGGGCGACACCATCTGTACGATTACCGACCACTTCAAGCGGGAGGAACACCCGATAACGGCCCCGTTCACCGGCATCATCGTCGGCGTACTGGAGAACCCGGTGGCGTTACCCGGCCACCCGCTCTGTCACCTCGCGCGAATCGACCGCGAGACCCACGCCGAGATAGAGACCGAAATCGAACGCGGCGAGTTCGACGGCTACCGAACGCTCGGTCTCCGCGAGATGGCCGACCGCGAGCAGACGGAGTGACGACGTAACTCCGAATCTCGGACGGGGTGTCGTCGAACACGGTTCCGTCGGTGAGAGGAACGTTCTGACAGAAGTAACGGCGTGTGCACAACCGTAGCGGCGGTCTCGGAGAAGTGCGTCAGTCGGCGTGCGGCGCGCCGTTCGTCGTCGAGTCGGTCGAGCGCGAGACCTCGGAGTCCGACGAGGAGTTGTAGGGGTGGGGCGAGCGGAGCGCGGCGATGAGACTCCACATGACGCCAGTAAGGACGGACCCGACCGCGGACATGGTCATACCGAGCGTGAAGAAGGCCGTGCCGTAGACGAATCCGATTGTGGCGGACGGGAGCGCGGTGCCCAACGGGACGTTGGCCATCGAATCGCGGAGGGTCGGGACGAGGACGACGAGCGAGAAGACGCTCCCGCAGAGGAAGACGGCGTCTTGCCAAATCATGGTTTTCGGTGCGGTGATACGAGCGATTCGGTGGGCGTTTCGGTCATCGACTCAATGTAGACGGAGGAATTTTAAAAGGTTTACTCAATGGCGAGTAAACAATCCATTACAGTTCGAGACGGTACCGCTACCCACGGTTCAAGCACTCACGAAGGGCGTTCCGTCGCGCCGGACTCGACAGTAGGTGGTCGTTGTAGTGGAGGAGTCGGACACACTCGCTCACCGATGAAAGCGGGCTAGATTGGCTGTGAGTCCGTTATTCCGGGCTTGACGCCGACATCCCGTCAGTTGCAGTTCGTTGCAACGGTCCCGAACCTGTTCGGCAACGCCCGCGCGAGTCCTCGGCGACGGAAACGCTTTTGCCGACGCCGGGAACACCTCCGGGCGTGCGATTAGTACACGAGTCTGACAGTCGGAGCGAGACCCTCGCCACCGAGGTCGAGACCGCCGACTCGTTCCTCTCGAAGGCGAGGGGGCTGATGTTCCGGCGGTCGGTTCCCGACGACTACGCGCTGGTCTTCCGGTTCGACGACGTGGCGAGTCGAGACGTTCACATGGTGTTCGTCCCCTTCCCGCTGGACGTGCTGTGGCTTCAGAACGGCGAGGTGACGCGGACGGAGCGCCTCTCGCCGTGGACCGGACTAGCGGAGGCCGAGGCAGACCAGTTGGTCGAACTTCCCGCAGGGAGCGCAGACGACGTAGCGGTCGGCGACGAAGTCCGCGTCGTCCGGGGGTAACGCCGGTCCGACAGACCGGTCTGTCACAAAGGCCCGCTTAACTACGGCCGAGCGAAACGGGAGGCGTGGTCAATCATGGCCAGTGAACGATTTATTCGGGGGTCCCCCCGATAACACATCTCCATCGAACCGCGACGAACAGCACGAAGAACGCGACGACGGACTCGCTGATTCGAACGTGAAACTCCTCGATACTACGCTCCGCGACGGCGAACAGGCCCCGGGCATCTCGCTCACGCCCGACGAGAAGGCCGAGATAGCCGCGGCGCTCGACCGCGCGGGAGTCGCCGTCGTCGAGGCCGGGAGCGCCTGCACCGGCGAGGTAGAGCGCGAGACCATCCAGCGCGTGACGGACCTCGATTTGGACGCCCGGGTCACCAGTTTCGCCCGCGGCGTCCGGAACGACGTGGACCTCGCGCTGGACTGCGGCGTGGACGGCGTGAACCTCGTCGTCCCCGCCAGCGACCGCCACGTCGAGGGGAAGGTCGGGACGACCCGCGACGAGGTGGTCGAGACGACCGCCGACCTCGTGGCGTACGCACGCGACCACGGTCTCTGGGTCGAGGTCATCGGAGAGGACGGGTCGCGGGCCGACCTCGACTTCCTCGAACGACTCGCCGAGGCCGCACACGACGCGGGCGCGGACCGCTTCTGCTACGCCGACACCGTGGGCCACGCCGGACCCGAACACACCCGCGAGGCGGTCTCCCGACTCGCCGACCTCGGGCCGACCAGTACCCACACTCACGACGACCTCGGACTCGCCGTGACGAACGCCCTCGCCAGCGTCGCGGCGGCGCGGACCTCGTCCACGCCACGGTCAACGGCGTCGGCGAGCGCGCCGGCAACGTCGCGCTCGAAGAGGTCGCCATCGCACTCGCCCACTGTTACGACGTGGAGACGGTCGAGACGACCGAACTCTACGACCTCGCCCGGACAGTCGCGGACGCGACCGACGTGGCGCTCGCGCCGAACAAGGCGGTCGTCGGCGAGAACGCGTTCGCCCACGAGTCGGGCATCCACACCGACGGTACCCTCAAAGACGAGCAGATGTACGAACCCTACCCGCCCGAGACGGTCGGCAGGGAGCGACGCCTCGTCCTCGGCAAGCACACTGGCCGGGCGGGCGCGAAGGCCGCGCTCTCCGAACACGACGTCGAGGTGAGCGACGACGAACTCCGCGAGGTCGTCACCCGCGTACAGGACCTCGCCGAGCGGAACAAGCGCGTGACCGACGCCGACCTGCTCGCCATCGCCGAGGACGTGCAGGGCCGCGAGCGCGACCGACGCGTCGAACTCCGGGAACTCACCGCCACCAGCGGCGGGCGCATCCCGACCGCGAGCGTCAGACTCGACGTGGACGGCGACGAGCGCGTCGCCAGCGGCACCGGCGACGGGCCGGTAGACGCCGCGGTCACCGCGGTCAGGACGGCGGTGGGCGACTCGGACGCCGCGACGGACTTCCAACTCGAATCCTACCACGTGGACGCGATTACCGGCGGCACCGACGCGGTGGTCACGGTCGAAGTCGAGATGCGCCGTGGCGACCGGTCGGTGACCGTCGCGTCCAGTGACGGCGACATCACCCGAGCGAGCGTCACCGCGATGGTGGACGCGCTCGACCGACTGCTCCCGGCCGAACCCGAGACCGAGACCGCGGTCGCCGACGACTGAGCGGTCAGTTCACTCGTCGTCTCGAAGCGCGGCCGCGACTGCTTCGAGTTCCGCCTTCCGGAACGCGCTCCCCGCGCTCTCCGGGTCGTCCTCGTCCGCAATGCCGATTTTCCACAGAATACCTGCCCGCATCTGGGACTTCGACGGGAGACGGTTCGCGTCGATGTCGTAGTCCACCGCGTCGCAGATGGCCGCGAGGGCCTCCTTGGTGAAGGCGGTCGATTCGACGCGCTCGTACCTGCCGACGGTCTCCCGGATTTCGTTTCTGAGGTCGTCTACGGTCGGTGACATACGGACAGAGATGGGGAGGGTCGCCCTGTAAGTTGCGGTGGTGCGTCGGGATTCGCGCCCGGGAGCATCCGTCCTGCGACCCTCCATCCCTTTCCCCGCTCCCCACTTAGGTGGTCGCATGACCCTCACCGAGACCCCGAAGCGAGGAGACTCCGGCGGGAACACCCACTGGGCCGCGCTCGTTGCCAGCGTCCTCGCCTGCGAACTCGCGGGCATCGTCCCGTCGATTCTGACTGCCGACGAGGTAGCGACGTGGTATCCTACGCTGGTCAAACCCGCGTTCACGCCGCCGAGTTGGGTGTTCGGCCCGGTCTGGACCGCGCTCTACCTCCTGATGGGGGTGGCGCTGTACCTCGTCTGGCGGAGCGACCGGGGTCGAGCGCGACGGACGGCGCTCGCCCTGTTCGGCGTCCAACTGGGTCTCAACGCGGCGTGGACGCTGGTGTTCTTCGGGTCGCAGGCCATCGTCGGCGGTCTCGTCGTCATCGTCGCGCTCCTCGTACTCGTCGCCGCCACCGTCGCCGCGTTCGCCCGCATCGACCGCCGGGCCGCCGCCTTGCTGGTCCCGTATCTGCTCTGGGTCGGGTTCGCCACCGCGCTCAACTACGAACTCTGGCGTCTGAACTGACTCGCGGACGCGCTGGCTCCGACCGAGAAGACGCTGCACGGGAGAGTATTGGGTCGTTACTCCCGGCGACGACCGGCGACCGTCGAGTTGGACGGTCGTTACCGGCGGCGTTTGGAGTCTATAACAAAGGACGGTAGCGGCGTCGAACGGGACGTGTCGAACAGTTCGGTTCCGAGTTCATACGCGATAGACGGCGGCCGGTTCGGGGTCGGCGCGGACCGCTACACGCTGTTCGTAGTGCTGTTCGTCGGCAAGGCCCTCGACGCCATCAGCACCGTAACCGTCCTCTCGCTCCGCGAGGACGTCTACGAGTCGATGTGGCTCACCCGCACGCTGATGTCGGAGTTCGGTATGGTCACGGGCGTGCTCATCACCGTCGTCCTCGCGGTGGCGGGCGTGGTCGTCCTCGCCGAGAGCGGCGAGGCAGTCGCCCGACTGACTCCGGACGGGTGGGCACCCGACGACTACCCCACCGCGTTCCGGGTCGTCACCTACTGCTCGGCGGGCGTCTGGTACGGATTCCTCGGCGTCCACAACTTCACGTTGCTGTTCTGAATCTCGCGTTGCGATTCTGAGACGGAGCGCGTCGAGTACCCTCGGTAATTCGGAAATCGACCGAATAGACGTCGCTATCGAAGGTGAGTGCGGAAGAAGTTTGGTGACGCCGAGGAGGAGATTTGAACTCCTGTGTCCGTGAAGGACAGTTGCTCTCGAAGCAACCGCCTTGGCCGGGCTAGGCTACCTCGGCTCACTCAATCATACTGCCCTCTCCGTCTTAGTGATTTCGATTCTCGCGCCACAGTTCAGTAGACCGTCACCTTGAAGCGGGTGCCACCACTCCGGGTAGGGTATGGACGTAACCGAGGCGAACGAGCAGTGTGACGCCGTCCTCGATGCCATCGGCAACGCGGTCATCGCCGACCGAGAGTTCCTCGAAACCGTGCTCCTCGGCGTGATGGCCGGCGGTCACGCCCTCCTCGAAGACGTGCCCGGAACGGGCAAGACCCTGACCGCGCGGAGTTTCGCGTCGGCGCTGGGTCTCTCGTTCTCGCGGGTCCAGTTCACGCCCGACCTCCTCCCCGCGGACGTGACCGGCACGCACGTGTTCAACGAGCAGGACCGGACCTTCGAGTTCAACGAGGGTCCCATCTTCGCGAACGTCGTGCTGGCCGACGAGATAAACCGCGCGCCGCCCAAGACGCAGGCCGCGCTGCTGGAGGCCATGGAGGAGGGGCAGGTCACGGTGGACGGCGACACCCACGACTTGCCGAAACCGTTCTTCGTCATCGCCACCCAGAACCCCGTCGAGCAGGAGGGCACGTTCCCCCTGCCCGAGGCGCAGGTGGACCGCTTCGCCGTCAAGTCCTCCATCGGCTACCCCGAGACCGAGGGCGAGTACGAACTGCTCCGCCGACGCGCGGGCCGGAGCGCCCAGAGTCCGTCGGTCGGGACCGTGCTGG encodes:
- a CDS encoding succinylglutamate desuccinylase/aspartoacylase family protein — its product is MSENERPEPFTYDGEVPPGETRHVRYEVGETYLGDPVEVPITIINGTEAGPNVFLTAAIHGDELNGVKVVQEVADRYDPDDLHGTLVCLHVVNVPGYLAQQRDIPIYDQDINRSFPGKERSNTAERMANKIYRRFVSQCDLGIDFHTSTRNRTTMYHIRADVSNPAVDRLAHAFNANVILDGEGEETSLRSVATGDGIPTITVEMGKAHRFQRPLIDKAVEGVNNVLAEYDVLPDEPVTSAKWHKVLGGEQEKRWLRAETGGLVEMEWGPYPLVHEGDTICTITDHFKREEHPITAPFTGIIVGVLENPVALPGHPLCHLARIDRETHAEIETEIERGEFDGYRTLGLREMADREQTE
- a CDS encoding DUF192 domain-containing protein, which encodes MRLVHESDSRSETLATEVETADSFLSKARGLMFRRSVPDDYALVFRFDDVASRDVHMVFVPFPLDVLWLQNGEVTRTERLSPWTGLAEAEADQLVELPAGSADDVAVGDEVRVVRG
- a CDS encoding TspO/MBR family protein, encoding MTLTETPKRGDSGGNTHWAALVASVLACELAGIVPSILTADEVATWYPTLVKPAFTPPSWVFGPVWTALYLLMGVALYLVWRSDRGRARRTALALFGVQLGLNAAWTLVFFGSQAIVGGLVVIVALLVLVAATVAAFARIDRRAAALLVPYLLWVGFATALNYELWRLN
- a CDS encoding MoxR family ATPase → MDVTEANEQCDAVLDAIGNAVIADREFLETVLLGVMAGGHALLEDVPGTGKTLTARSFASALGLSFSRVQFTPDLLPADVTGTHVFNEQDRTFEFNEGPIFANVVLADEINRAPPKTQAALLEAMEEGQVTVDGDTHDLPKPFFVIATQNPVEQEGTFPLPEAQVDRFAVKSSIGYPETEGEYELLRRRAGRSAQSPSVGTVLDERLVTDLREVPESVRVDDDLLEYMANVARETREDRRVSVGVSPRGTQRLFEATRAYAAMQGREFVTPDDVKRVAHPVLAHRVVLTPDAQVNNVAKSAIVDHVLDSVPVPTVE